A DNA window from Parus major isolate Abel chromosome 9, Parus_major1.1, whole genome shotgun sequence contains the following coding sequences:
- the DTYMK gene encoding thymidylate kinase, which yields IVLEGVDRAGKSTQGRRLVEALRNAGHRADLLRFPERTTEIGQLISSYLGREKNLEDHTIHLLFSANRWEHVPMMKEKLHQGITVVVDRYAFSGVAFTSAKENFCLDWCKQPDVGLPKPDLILFLQLSPEEAAERGNFGHERYETSSFQEKVLQSFYCLMKDKTLNWKLPSTGEGGEPLQMLPQALTVTLGQDNTLKSQKYLLKI from the exons ATCGTGCTGGAGGGCGTGGACCGCGCCGGGAAGAGCACGCAGGGCCGGCGGCTCGTGGAGGCCCTGAGGAACGCCGGGCACCGCGCCGACCTCCTCCGCTTCCCGG AAAGAACCACTGAGATTGGGCAGCTGATCAGCTCCTAcctggggagggagaagaacCTGGAGGACCACACCATTCACCTGCTCTTCTCTGCCAACCGCTGGGAACACGT ACCAATGATGAAAGAGAAACTACATCAAGGGATCACGGTTGTGGTTGACAGATATGCCTTCTCTGGAGTGGCCTTCACAAGTGCCAAAGAG AACTTCTGCCTGGACTGGTGCAAACAGCCTGATGTTGGACTCCCAAAGCCAGACCTGATCCTGTTCCTTCAGTTAAGcccagaagaagcagcagaacgAGGGAACTTTGGACATGAACGTTACGAGACCAGCTCCTTCCAAGAGAAAGTTCTTCAGTCCTTCTATTGCCTTATGAAGGACAAGACCCTAAACTGGAAG CTGCCCAGCACTGGTGAAGGAGGTGAGCCCCTGCAAATGCTGCCTCAGGCCCTGACAGTAACACTGGGACAAGACAACACACTGAAAAGCCAGAAATACCTGTTAAAGATCTGA